A region of Lycium barbarum isolate Lr01 chromosome 3, ASM1917538v2, whole genome shotgun sequence DNA encodes the following proteins:
- the LOC132633703 gene encoding pathogenesis-related protein PRB1-3-like: MSMSMAKILLAPPTLLVLFILSIFIISSKATPPTFDWVQQEFLKAHNNLRKSVGVPPLEWDAKLAAYAYDWATQRKEDCDYRHHSPGPYGENIFWELYKATPPAFVVQKWFDEKKNFDEVNNVCKCQPENAACQCGHYLNVVWKTTTKVGCSGNVYCDDQKGVYYVCSYDPIGNYKGVNPLNPGDNLTTNSTSS; the protein is encoded by the exons ATGTCAATGTCAATGGCTAAAATATTACTGGCACCACCAACTCTTTTGGTGTTGTTCATCTTATCAATCTTCATTATTTCCTCAAAAGCAACTCCACCAACCTTTGATTGGGTACAACAAGAATTCCTCAAGGCTCACAATAATCTAAGAAAGAGTGTTGGTGTTCCTCCTTTGGAATGGGATGCCAAATTAGCCGCTTATGCATATGATTGGGCTACTCAGCGCAAGGAGGATTGTGATTACAG GCATCATTCTCCTGGCCCATATGGAGAGAACATCTTCTGGGAGCTTTACAAAGCCACACCTCCAGCCTTTGTTGTACAGAAATGGTTCGATGAGAAGAAGAATTTCGATGAGGTGAACAATGTTTGCAAATGCCAGCCAGAAAATGCAGCATGTCAATGTGGCCATTATTTAAATGTAGTATGGAAGACTACAACAAAAGTTGGTTGCAGTGGCAACGTTTATTGCGATGACCAAAAGGGTGTTTATTATGTTTGCTCATATGATCCTATTGGGAATTATAAAGGTGTTAATCCTTTAAATCCTGGTGATAATTTAACAACTAATTCCACTAGCTCTTGA
- the LOC132630236 gene encoding uncharacterized protein LOC132630236 — protein sequence MTMEIGSSNIEILVLVWFKSPTLNPQPIYFKNQKKNCCLSLSLSLSLSSFIKRPTLPLLSFFSELLLSPTLFLFSLSLVLLSLSSLRGASSLLFSPLSEKNGSTQKKRSEINYASSREIEINYCIEHLLADTSVTIPNTLMNDNLLGMGCGCD from the exons ATGACAATGGAAATAGGAAGTAGCAATATTGAAATCTTGGTTTTGGTTTGGTTTAAAT CTCCCACCCTAAATCCCCAACCCATTTATTTCAAAAATCAGAAAAAGAACTgttgcctctctctctctctctctctctctctctcttctttcaTCAAAAGACCGACTCTTCCTCTTCTCTCTTTCTTCAGCGAATTGCTGCTTTCTCCAACACTTttcctcttctctctttctctggTGCTCTTATCTCTTTCATCACTTCGTGGTGCTTCTTCTTTGTTGTTTTCTCCTCTCTCAG AAAAAAATGGCTCCACCCAAAAGAAAAGATCAGAAATCAACTATGCATCAAGTAGAGAGATAGAAATCAATTACTGCATTGAGCACCTGCTTGCCGACACTAGTGTGACAATTCCCAACACTCTAATGAACGACAACTTACTGGGAATGGGCTGTGGGTGTGATTGA